The Pseudomonas sp. SCA2728.1_7 DNA segment CTCTACTGGCAGCGCGGTATCGATAAATTTTCACCTCTGCGATACCCGGCGCCGTATCCCGACCTATCGCCAAAACCTCATAACGCCTGTCAATCGCTGCCAGCACCACGTGACGGAACTGGCCCGGAAAATTTTGGTGAATCACAAGAAGCTTCATAGCGGCATCGTCCGTTTATTCGCCGCTATTGAACTGAGTTTTGCTCACCTCGATCGGCAGGAACAAACGCTAACAAATGCAAGGAAATGAAACTGTAGGAAGCGTCTGGGAATGTCCTAGGAGATGGCTAACGGGACGACTTTTCGACGGGCATAAAAAAGCGGCGCTAATTGCGCCGCTTTCATTTGCGTGGATTTACCAGCGGTTGCCACGTCCATTGTGGTCACCGCGCCCGCTGTGGCGATCATAGTTGCCACGACCGCGGTGGTCGTTATCCCAACCGCCGCGACGGTGGCCATCCCAGCGTCCGCGATCGTTGTCGTGCCAGCGACGGCTTTCGTAATAGCGCGGGGCCGGTTGATAGTAACGCGGCGCCGATTGGTAATAGCGCGGTTGCTGGTAATACCGCGGGGCTGGCTGGTAGTAGCGTGGCTGCGCGTAATACGTGCTGCCACCGTTGTAATACGTGCCGCCCGTGTTGTAGTAGGCCGGTGCGGGTGATGTGTAGACCTCTGAGCTGTAATACGAGTCCGCGTAGGAGTACGGGACGCAACCGGCAACGGAAAACATCAACGCAGCAAGTAGAAGAATTCGTCTATACATGGCGGCCTCCTGGACCGCGGGTTGGCCACACCAGCGACGCTGGCAGGCGACAGTCATTTAATCGGTGACTGTCGAAAAATCAGACAGCGTTTTCGGCATCTGGTGCGTTCCTGCAACAAGTTGAAACAAGTGATTGATGAAATCCTGTTCATTTGGAAAACGCTGTCATTCAGCCGCTGATTAATGGTGGCCACCGTGATATCCGCCGCCGTGATAACCCCGTCCGTAACCGCCTCGATAGCCGTAGCCACCGTGGTAATAACGCGCGCCGCCGTAGTAGCGCGGACCGTAATAACCACCGTAGTAATAAGGCGAGTAATAGCCGGGAGAGTAGTAGGTGGCGGGATAAGCATCGTAGGGACCGGCGTAGTAGTAACAGCCGGAAATACCGAAAACCAGAACTGCACCGAGCAACACTTTGTGAATACGCATGGCGGCCTCCTGAAAGACCCACGGCCACAACGGAACAGAGCGGCCGACACACGTTTGACTGGTGCGGATCAATCAAGTGCCACGTCCCGCTTGGCTTCAGATCAGCGGTGTTCAGCCCATCGCAAAACCTTGCAGGAGTGAGCCTGCTCGCGATGACGGTGTATCAGCCACATCTTCACTGAATGTCACACTGCAATCGCGAGCAGGCTCACTCCTACAAGGTTGGCTTTGCGTCAGGAACGATCATTCGCGCCGCACATGGTGCAGTTATTTCCAGGCAGTGCCACTAGAATGCATGCCATCGGGCCACTGCCAACGGAACTGCCATGCCGCTTCGTTCTCCCCTGTACTCGCAACGCTCGCTGGTTCTGACGCTGATCGCCCTGCTCGGCGCCGGGTTTCTCGCCACGTCGTTGCTCAGCTACTACGCCTCCCGCGCGTCGATCCGCGACAACATCGTCAACACCGAACTGCCGCTGACCTCCGACACGGTCTACTCGGAAATCCAGAAAGACCTCGTCAGACCGATCCTGATTTCCTCGATGATGTCCCGCGACACCTTCATGCGCGACTGGGTGGTCAATGGCGAGCAGAATCCCGAGCAGATGACCCGCTACCTCGACGAAGTCATGACCCATTACGGCGCCTACACCGCGTTCTTCGTCTCCAACGCCAGCCACACCTATTACCACGCCAAAGGCGTGCTCAAGCAGGTCAAGGTCGACGAACCGCGCGACGCCTGGTACTTCCGCGTGCGTGACATGAAGGATCCGTACGAGATCAACGTCGACCCGGATCTGGCCAACAAGGACAACCTGACCTTCTTCATCAACTACAAGGTTTACGACTACCACAACCGCTTCATCGGTGCGGCGGGCGTCGGTCTGACCGTGGACGCGGTGATCAAGCTGATCGACAAGTATCAACAGCGCTATCAACGCAGCGTGTATTTCGTCGACACCTTCGGCCGACTGGTATTGACCGGCGCCGAGGGCGGTCCGGAAGGTGCGCACATCGGCAAGAGTCTCGGCGAACTCGAGAGCATGAAGAGTCTGGTCAGCCAGTTGCCGAAACCGCACAGCGGCAGCTACGAATATTCCGCCCACGGTCAGGGGCATTTCCTCAACGTGCGGTTTATCCCGGAGCTGAACTGGTATCTGTTTGTCGATAAACGCGAAGACGGCGCGCTGAGTGAGATCCGCCAGTCGCTGTATCTGAACCTGCTTATCTGCCTGCTGGTAACGCTGATTGTGTTGGCGCTGCTCAACCGCGTGATCAAGCGCTACCAAAGCAAAATCCAGGCGCAGGCCATTCTCGACAGCCTCACCGAACTGCCCAACCGGCGTGGCTTCGACATTCTCGCCGCACAGGCCCTGCACGAAGCGCAACGCGAGACCAAACCGCTAACGGCGTTGCTGCTCGACCTCGATCACTTCAAAGTGTTGAACGACACTTACGGGCACATGGCCGGCGATCAGGTGTTGATCGGTTTTGCTCGCGACCTGCAAAGCTGCCTGCGCCACGCCGACATTGTCTGTCGCTGGGGCGGAGAGGAATTTATCGTTTTACTGAAAGACACCGACGGCGACACCGGTCAGAAAATTGCCGAGAAGATCCGCCAACACGTCGAACAACACGAATATGCCTACGACGGCCACCGCCTCCATCTGACGGTGAGCATCGGCGCCACCACCCTGCAGCGCGATGACACCTTGCACAGCCTGCTGTCGCGGGCCGATCATGCGATGTACCGAGCCAAACAAACCGGCCGCAACCGCACCTGCGTGGAAATGCCTCACTCGACTTATGCCTGATTCTGACGTTAAACCCGACCATTGCCCGGCTTGCGGCGCCCGCAACGACTGCAGCCTCGCCGACCCGCGCACCGCCGACCGCGAATGCTGGTGCTATGGCGTGAGCATCGATCCGGCCGTGCTTGAAGCGCTGCCGCCAGCGCTGCGCAATCAATCCTGCCTGTGCCCGCGTTGCGCGCAAGTCGAGGCGCAACTGCAAGCGGCCAAGCGGCCGATCCCGTAAGATGCGCGGCCCTTCATTCATCGAACACTGATCATGCGCGTTGACCGTTTCCTCAGCAACCTGCCCCGCTACAACCGTCAGCAGGTTCGCCTGTTGCTGGTGGAAAAGCGCGTGCGGCTTGACGGAAAAGTCGTCAGCGATCCGCACAGTGAAGTGCTGGAGTTCAGCCGCGTCGAAGTCGATGACGAAGTGCTACAAGTCGGCAAACCGGCGCGCTATTTCATGTTGCACAAGCCGCCAGGCTGCGTCAGCGCCACGCGTGACCCGCAGCATCCGACCGTGCTCGACCTGATCGATGAACCAAACAAGGACGACCTGCACATCGCCGGACGCCTGGACTTCAACACCACTGGCCTGATGTTGATCACCAACGACGGCGCGTGGTCACGCCGCCTGACCCAGCCGCAGACCAAATCGCCGAAGGTCTACTACGTCGAGACCGAGCAAGAGATTGGCGCAGAATATGCGACCACTTTTGCCAAGGGCATCTACTTCGCCTTCGAAGACCTGACCACACAGCCTGCGCAGTTGGAGCTGCTCGGGCCACGCTCGGCGCGGCTGAGCATCGTCGAGGGGCGTTACCATCAGGTAAAGCGCATGTTTGGTTTCTTCAACAACAAAGTCCTGCGCCTGCACCGCGAATCAATGGGCCTGCTACACCTCGATAACGCGCTAAAACCGGGCGAGTACCGCGCTTTGCGCACCGAAGAGATTCATTTGTTCTAAGCCGGCGACCGCTCAGCAGAAGTTGTCGAACAATTTACCAACGGCACTTGCGCGATCCCGACTCCCCTGCTTGAATCAGGACGTCGGCCAGAATGTGACCGATGAGTCACAACATGCATCCAAGAAACTTTTTGCCGGTAGAGAGCCTTCAAGGCTCCGCCTCAGCCGGCAGACTGCCCGCCAATAACAATACCCGTCGACCGCAGTCATGGATCGACATGGGCCAAGCAAATTCCAGGCGTATGCCTACCTGTCACAAAGCTCGTGCAATCTCTATTTGCGCGCATACCCGCTTGCTTGCCAGGAGTCTTATGACATGAGGCCAGAAATCGCTGTGCTGGATATACAGGGTCAGTATCGGGTTTACACGGAGTTCTATCGCGCAGACGCCGCAGAAAAGACCATCATCC contains these protein-coding regions:
- a CDS encoding pseudouridine synthase; its protein translation is MRVDRFLSNLPRYNRQQVRLLLVEKRVRLDGKVVSDPHSEVLEFSRVEVDDEVLQVGKPARYFMLHKPPGCVSATRDPQHPTVLDLIDEPNKDDLHIAGRLDFNTTGLMLITNDGAWSRRLTQPQTKSPKVYYVETEQEIGAEYATTFAKGIYFAFEDLTTQPAQLELLGPRSARLSIVEGRYHQVKRMFGFFNNKVLRLHRESMGLLHLDNALKPGEYRALRTEEIHLF
- a CDS encoding cysteine-rich CWC family protein; the encoded protein is MPDSDVKPDHCPACGARNDCSLADPRTADRECWCYGVSIDPAVLEALPPALRNQSCLCPRCAQVEAQLQAAKRPIP
- a CDS encoding sensor domain-containing diguanylate cyclase, with translation MPLRSPLYSQRSLVLTLIALLGAGFLATSLLSYYASRASIRDNIVNTELPLTSDTVYSEIQKDLVRPILISSMMSRDTFMRDWVVNGEQNPEQMTRYLDEVMTHYGAYTAFFVSNASHTYYHAKGVLKQVKVDEPRDAWYFRVRDMKDPYEINVDPDLANKDNLTFFINYKVYDYHNRFIGAAGVGLTVDAVIKLIDKYQQRYQRSVYFVDTFGRLVLTGAEGGPEGAHIGKSLGELESMKSLVSQLPKPHSGSYEYSAHGQGHFLNVRFIPELNWYLFVDKREDGALSEIRQSLYLNLLICLLVTLIVLALLNRVIKRYQSKIQAQAILDSLTELPNRRGFDILAAQALHEAQRETKPLTALLLDLDHFKVLNDTYGHMAGDQVLIGFARDLQSCLRHADIVCRWGGEEFIVLLKDTDGDTGQKIAEKIRQHVEQHEYAYDGHRLHLTVSIGATTLQRDDTLHSLLSRADHAMYRAKQTGRNRTCVEMPHSTYA